Proteins co-encoded in one Geothermobacter ehrlichii genomic window:
- a CDS encoding ABC transporter permease, protein MRLETITLNNLRRRKGRAIFLLTGLLIGVATVVALLSLTGALADRARDELESFGANILITPRSDQLALSYGGISLGGVSLAGHEIDQESLAAIATIPNHRNIAAVAPKVLGAVEVAGGRALLMGVESDVEFGLKKWWQLTGERPIRADQLVLGSAAASRLGVAVGDELEVSGRIFRVSGVLRPTGSQDDQLLIVQLPVAQELLGKPGQVSLVEVAALCANCPIEDMVGQLGRALPDVEVRAVQQVVKTRMHAISQFRIFAWGVAAVVILVGALLVFVTMMGAVRERTREIGIFRAIGYRRSHVLRLVLVEAGVVSAFAGLFGYLAGVGVTLGALPLLGDGKAVWHFEPLLAVSALLAAVVVGLLAALQPALHASRLEPGEALRAL, encoded by the coding sequence ATGCGTCTGGAAACGATCACTCTCAACAATCTGCGTCGCCGCAAGGGGCGGGCGATCTTTCTGCTGACCGGTCTGCTGATCGGGGTGGCGACGGTGGTGGCGCTGCTGTCGCTGACCGGGGCCCTGGCCGACCGGGCCCGGGACGAACTGGAGAGCTTCGGCGCCAACATCCTGATTACGCCGCGCAGCGACCAGCTCGCCCTCAGTTACGGGGGGATCTCCCTGGGCGGGGTTTCCCTGGCCGGTCATGAAATCGACCAGGAATCGCTGGCGGCGATTGCCACCATCCCCAACCATCGGAACATCGCTGCCGTGGCGCCCAAGGTCCTGGGCGCGGTCGAGGTTGCCGGAGGCAGGGCGCTGCTGATGGGTGTCGAATCCGACGTCGAGTTCGGGCTGAAGAAGTGGTGGCAGCTGACGGGAGAGCGCCCCATCCGTGCCGACCAGCTGGTTCTCGGCAGCGCGGCCGCTTCCCGGCTCGGGGTGGCCGTGGGAGATGAACTCGAGGTTTCGGGGCGGATCTTCCGGGTCAGCGGGGTGCTGCGGCCGACCGGCAGCCAGGACGATCAGCTGCTGATTGTCCAGCTGCCTGTGGCCCAGGAGCTGCTTGGCAAGCCGGGGCAGGTGTCGCTGGTCGAGGTCGCCGCCCTGTGCGCCAACTGTCCGATTGAGGACATGGTCGGCCAGCTTGGTCGCGCCCTGCCGGATGTCGAGGTGAGGGCGGTGCAACAGGTGGTCAAGACCCGGATGCACGCCATCTCCCAGTTCCGGATCTTTGCCTGGGGGGTGGCCGCCGTGGTGATTCTGGTCGGCGCGCTGCTGGTTTTCGTCACCATGATGGGGGCGGTGCGTGAACGGACCCGCGAGATCGGCATCTTTCGTGCCATCGGCTATCGGCGCAGTCATGTGCTGCGGCTGGTGCTGGTCGAGGCCGGCGTTGTCAGCGCCTTTGCCGGCCTGTTCGGCTATCTGGCCGGAGTCGGTGTCACCCTCGGCGCCCTGCCGCTGCTCGGGGACGGCAAGGCGGTCTGGCATTTCGAGCCGCTGCTGGCCGTTTCGGCCCTGCTGGCAGCGGTCGTTGTCGGTCTGCTGGCGGCTCTGCAGCCGGCCCTGCACGCCAGCCGCCTGGAACCGGGCGAGGCGTTGCGGGCCCTGTAA
- a CDS encoding DUF2318 domain-containing protein, translated as MSERQAKRDQFRKEGEGAKSTGRLLLPGILVLLAALGVGAWLLLGDGGGGGVQTVRIDEGGVLHLPASDFDDGRARFFQYRGQHGTVRFFVVKSRDGVIRAAFDACDVCYREKKGYRQEGDAMICNNCGQAFPSDQVNVVKGGCNPSPLQRELVGDQVRIRVASLEQGVKYF; from the coding sequence ATGTCTGAACGGCAAGCGAAGCGTGATCAGTTTCGGAAAGAGGGAGAAGGCGCAAAATCGACCGGCAGGCTGCTGCTGCCCGGCATTCTGGTGCTGTTGGCGGCCCTTGGTGTCGGCGCCTGGTTGCTGCTTGGTGACGGCGGCGGTGGCGGAGTGCAAACGGTTCGCATCGACGAAGGGGGTGTCCTCCACCTGCCCGCCAGCGACTTCGATGACGGCCGGGCAAGGTTTTTCCAGTACCGGGGGCAGCACGGAACGGTCAGGTTTTTTGTCGTCAAGAGCCGCGACGGCGTGATTCGAGCCGCCTTCGATGCCTGCGATGTCTGTTACCGGGAGAAGAAGGGCTACCGGCAGGAAGGGGACGCGATGATCTGCAACAACTGCGGACAGGCTTTTCCTTCCGACCAGGTCAATGTGGTCAAGGGCGGTTGCAATCCCTCGCCCCTGCAGCGCGAACTCGTCGGCGACCAGGTCCGGATCCGGGTCGCTTCCCTGGAACAGGGTGTGAAGTATTTTTGA
- a CDS encoding cation transporter → MKRSRWMLIPGLLLVAVGIGWWLYPVGFDPAGAALAEYQVEKLSCGSCVQKIDQALKAGGGVGEIEVSLTSGRCRVVFDPSRISSDAIARRITEAGYPARLLTELSPEEYAGLRQQQARLGAKYVAKVGSRLVSRDDFETALRQRLGEREVTPALLEQLRRQLWNDLRQREMLLAEAEAEGILVQPGEVDARLAQLRKGHANLDELIAQRFGDMETFRRQLREDMTIERLVEEKVLAGITDPGQRQLRLQQWLGDLARRTDVVIFDSRLKRAVASGGDCDSGCCG, encoded by the coding sequence ATGAAACGAAGTAGATGGATGCTCATCCCGGGCTTGCTGCTGGTGGCTGTCGGCATCGGCTGGTGGCTGTATCCGGTCGGCTTCGACCCGGCCGGGGCGGCATTGGCCGAGTACCAGGTGGAAAAGCTCTCCTGCGGTTCCTGCGTGCAGAAAATCGACCAGGCTCTCAAGGCCGGCGGCGGTGTCGGCGAAATCGAAGTCAGCCTGACCAGCGGTCGCTGCCGGGTCGTTTTCGATCCGTCGCGCATCAGCAGCGACGCCATCGCCCGGCGCATTACCGAGGCCGGCTATCCGGCCAGGTTGCTCACGGAGCTGAGCCCGGAGGAATATGCCGGCCTGCGTCAGCAGCAGGCCCGTCTCGGAGCCAAATATGTCGCCAAGGTCGGCTCGCGACTGGTCTCGCGGGACGATTTCGAGACAGCCTTGCGGCAACGACTTGGTGAGCGCGAGGTGACGCCGGCTCTGCTGGAACAGCTGCGCCGTCAGCTCTGGAACGACCTGCGGCAGCGGGAGATGCTGCTGGCCGAGGCCGAGGCCGAGGGCATTCTGGTGCAGCCGGGCGAGGTCGATGCCCGTCTTGCGCAGCTGCGGAAAGGGCATGCCAATCTGGACGAACTCATCGCGCAGCGTTTCGGCGACATGGAGACCTTCCGTCGGCAATTGCGCGAGGACATGACCATCGAACGACTGGTCGAGGAGAAGGTCCTGGCCGGCATCACCGACCCTGGACAGCGCCAGCTGCGGCTGCAGCAGTGGCTGGGCGACCTTGCCCGGCGGACCGACGTCGTCATTTTCGATTCCCGGCTCAAGCGGGCTGTCGCCAGCGGAGGCGACTGCGACAGCGGCTGTTGCGGCTGA
- a CDS encoding Npt1/Npt2 family nucleotide transporter has product MNGKMLGHRFVNWLGLDPGDLRVFLPATGALFFIGASNVLFGNFAETAFLKRFGVAYLPTMILVNAMLTVFLMALVGRWLGRLSGETVLRRVLAFCAMSAVLIWLAIPLQVSLLYPLVYLLKAQFELLLTFLFWNLANQIFSTRQSKRLFPLMVTGSLVGGISGGFATPVLVRLTSVDSLLWIYLGTIGLAFLLVGRAARLAAENPVETRVEKLLPKSSFLASMRRAMPVLRASSLVRGLVLLTLIPNMIVPMLNYQVSFAIDMSHANENAMVNFFGLYRGAQFSLALLVSLFAGRIYRKFGVTGGLMVHPFNYLLVFVAFMMQFDLLTAVYAGISTGVFRRALQTPARAALIGLFPNEQRVLLMPFLRGVVVRLGVLVGATFVLVCQSGYFVVCRFPLHPQNLAPFGFAFTLIWLLVVWGMKKHYPELVLETLGWRGSARGRLRLPDDLRTVLRNDITRGRVLLSRAAAVRERYSGAEAEELVACLTRKARQVGRDVLARLEKQDPSGRLAVICRAIEEGDARQHANAVEALEQLVPTSLAAGLARCLEGNLRGGRHLLGPVLEELAADRDDEIRALAARLRRRVEAEGP; this is encoded by the coding sequence ATGAACGGCAAGATGCTTGGACATCGATTCGTCAACTGGCTCGGTCTCGATCCCGGCGATCTGCGGGTGTTTCTGCCCGCCACCGGGGCACTCTTCTTTATCGGTGCCTCCAACGTTCTGTTCGGCAACTTTGCCGAAACGGCCTTTCTGAAACGGTTCGGCGTAGCCTACCTGCCGACCATGATTCTGGTCAACGCCATGTTGACCGTTTTTCTCATGGCGCTTGTGGGCCGCTGGCTTGGGCGGTTGTCGGGCGAAACGGTTTTGCGGCGTGTTCTGGCTTTTTGTGCGATGTCCGCGGTGCTGATATGGCTGGCCATCCCCCTGCAAGTTTCCTTGCTCTATCCCCTGGTCTATCTGCTGAAGGCCCAGTTTGAGCTGCTGTTGACCTTTCTGTTCTGGAACCTGGCCAATCAGATCTTTTCCACCCGTCAGTCAAAGCGGCTCTTTCCCCTCATGGTGACCGGCAGCCTTGTCGGCGGCATCAGCGGAGGTTTCGCTACGCCGGTTCTTGTTCGGCTGACCTCCGTCGACAGCCTGCTCTGGATCTACCTGGGGACGATCGGCCTGGCCTTTCTGCTGGTAGGGCGGGCGGCGAGGCTGGCGGCGGAAAATCCTGTCGAGACCAGGGTCGAGAAACTGCTGCCCAAATCCTCCTTTCTGGCGAGCATGCGCCGGGCGATGCCGGTGCTGCGGGCCTCGTCGCTGGTTCGGGGACTGGTGTTGCTCACCCTGATTCCGAACATGATCGTGCCGATGCTCAACTACCAGGTCAGCTTCGCCATTGACATGTCCCATGCCAATGAGAACGCGATGGTGAATTTCTTCGGTCTCTATCGGGGGGCCCAGTTCAGTCTGGCCCTGCTGGTCAGCCTTTTCGCCGGCCGGATCTACCGGAAGTTCGGCGTGACCGGCGGCCTGATGGTGCATCCTTTCAATTACCTGCTGGTCTTTGTCGCCTTCATGATGCAGTTCGACCTGCTGACGGCCGTGTATGCGGGCATCAGCACCGGTGTTTTCCGCCGGGCCCTGCAGACGCCGGCGCGGGCGGCGCTGATCGGACTCTTTCCCAACGAACAGCGGGTGCTGCTGATGCCGTTTCTGCGCGGTGTCGTGGTTCGGCTGGGCGTGCTGGTCGGGGCAACCTTCGTGCTGGTCTGCCAGTCGGGCTATTTCGTGGTCTGCCGTTTCCCCCTGCATCCGCAGAACCTGGCGCCGTTCGGTTTCGCTTTCACCCTGATCTGGCTGCTGGTGGTCTGGGGGATGAAAAAACACTATCCGGAACTGGTGCTCGAAACCCTGGGCTGGCGGGGAAGCGCCCGGGGCCGGCTGCGCCTTCCCGACGATCTGCGGACGGTGCTGCGCAACGACATCACCCGGGGGCGGGTTCTGCTTTCCCGGGCGGCCGCCGTTCGCGAGCGCTATTCCGGCGCCGAAGCCGAAGAGCTGGTCGCCTGTCTGACCCGCAAGGCCCGCCAGGTCGGCCGGGACGTTCTCGCCCGCCTGGAAAAACAGGATCCATCCGGCCGGCTGGCGGTCATCTGCCGGGCCATCGAAGAGGGGGATGCACGCCAGCACGCCAATGCCGTCGAAGCGCTCGAACAGCTGGTGCCGACATCGCTGGCGGCCGGGCTGGCCCGTTGTCTGGAGGGGAATCTGCGCGGCGGGCGGCACCTGCTGGGGCCGGTTCTGGAGGAGCTTGCCGCCGACCGGGACGATGAAATCCGGGCGCTGGCCGCCAGGCTGCGCCGCCGGGTGGAGGCTGAAGGACCATGA
- a CDS encoding YkgJ family cysteine cluster protein → MGLWTRLKEICNRLGQKEETACLACGDCCRRFSWHLHASPRDIRRWRQAGRDDILAHVHELGMLWFDPDSGERLECCPFLVADGPDRAICGIHEVKPDICRAYPTLEHNRSCLKGTFLD, encoded by the coding sequence ATGGGACTGTGGACAAGATTGAAGGAGATCTGCAACCGGCTGGGGCAGAAGGAGGAAACGGCATGCCTCGCCTGCGGCGACTGCTGCCGCCGATTCAGCTGGCACCTGCATGCCTCGCCCCGGGACATCCGGCGCTGGCGGCAGGCGGGGCGGGATGACATCCTTGCCCACGTGCACGAACTGGGCATGCTCTGGTTCGATCCCGACAGCGGCGAACGGCTGGAATGCTGCCCCTTTCTGGTCGCAGACGGCCCTGACAGGGCCATCTGCGGCATCCACGAGGTCAAGCCCGACATCTGCCGGGCCTACCCCACTCTTGAACACAACAGATCCTGCCTGAAGGGAACCTTCCTCGACTGA
- a CDS encoding RT0821/Lpp0805 family surface protein codes for MKRHGLFRGLAPVVLLLFVVACAPSMGPKETGGTIIGAGTGALLGSQIGHGKGRLVAVAVGTLAGALIGQGVGKTLDQADRAAMQSTAQQALERNPAYQPGYWRNPDSGNEGSITPTRTYRKANGQYCREYTQVVMVAGEKQQAYGTACRETDGTWKIVN; via the coding sequence ATGAAACGCCACGGATTGTTCAGGGGACTAGCCCCCGTTGTTTTGTTGCTCTTTGTCGTCGCCTGCGCCCCCAGCATGGGGCCGAAGGAGACCGGCGGCACCATCATCGGCGCCGGCACCGGCGCCCTGCTCGGTTCCCAGATCGGTCATGGTAAGGGAAGGCTGGTTGCCGTCGCCGTCGGCACCCTGGCCGGAGCGCTGATCGGCCAGGGGGTGGGCAAGACGCTCGACCAGGCCGACCGGGCGGCCATGCAGAGCACGGCTCAGCAGGCCCTGGAAAGGAATCCCGCCTACCAGCCGGGCTACTGGCGCAACCCCGACAGCGGCAACGAGGGCTCGATCACCCCGACCCGGACTTACCGCAAGGCCAATGGCCAGTACTGTCGCGAATACACCCAGGTAGTGATGGTGGCCGGCGAGAAACAGCAGGCCTACGGCACTGCCTGCCGGGAGACGGACGGCACCTGGAAGATCGTCAACTGA
- a CDS encoding lipid-binding SYLF domain-containing protein, with protein sequence MRKPILLLLALLLVSSPVVAGEKESQTVRDATEVVQEIMKIPEKGIPPAMLRSAHAVAIIPGMIKAGFIVGGKYGRGVLVLKKNGDWKAPVFVRMIGGSFGWQIGAQSTDVVLVFMSEKSVSDVFSGKITLGADAAVAAGPVGRRVEGATDIKLRSEIYSYSRSRGLFAGVSLEGASLDIDHAADGLFYGREGIMPQSIVKRSVTSLPVPARRLLDALRQAAAGR encoded by the coding sequence ATGCGTAAACCGATCTTGTTGCTGCTTGCCTTGCTGCTGGTGTCGTCGCCGGTCGTCGCCGGAGAGAAGGAATCGCAGACGGTGCGTGACGCCACCGAAGTAGTGCAGGAGATCATGAAGATTCCGGAAAAGGGGATCCCGCCGGCCATGCTTCGCAGCGCCCACGCCGTGGCCATCATCCCCGGCATGATCAAGGCCGGCTTCATCGTCGGTGGCAAGTATGGCCGGGGCGTGCTGGTGCTGAAGAAAAACGGTGACTGGAAGGCCCCGGTTTTCGTCCGCATGATCGGCGGCAGTTTCGGCTGGCAGATCGGCGCCCAGTCGACGGACGTGGTGCTGGTCTTCATGAGCGAGAAGAGCGTCAGCGACGTCTTCAGCGGCAAGATCACTCTCGGCGCTGACGCCGCAGTGGCGGCCGGTCCCGTCGGCCGGCGGGTCGAGGGGGCGACCGACATCAAGCTCAGGTCGGAAATCTATTCCTACTCGCGCAGTCGGGGACTGTTTGCCGGCGTTTCCCTGGAAGGGGCCTCGCTCGATATCGACCATGCTGCCGATGGCCTTTTCTACGGCCGGGAGGGGATCATGCCCCAGTCGATCGTGAAACGCAGTGTCACCAGTCTGCCGGTTCCTGCTCGCCGGCTGCTGGACGCCCTGCGGCAGGCGGCCGCCGGTCGCTAG
- the trhA gene encoding PAQR family membrane homeostasis protein TrhA: protein MADSPEYTRKEEIANSLTHGLGAALALGGLVVLILGAAHRGDAWHLTTSAIYGLTLIGSFLASTLYHAFSRTNIKRILRTIDHAAIFLLIAGTYTPFTLVTLRGPWGWALFGVIWGCAIAGIICEAAASRSREFLRVGSYVVMGWAVVIAVRPLLQQLDPAGFRLLVAGGLAYTGGIVFYAWRRIPYGHAIWHLFVLVGSALHFFAIFWYVIPHQA, encoded by the coding sequence ATGGCCGACAGCCCCGAGTACACCCGCAAAGAGGAGATCGCCAACAGCCTCACCCATGGCTTAGGCGCCGCCCTCGCCCTCGGCGGCCTGGTCGTCCTGATTCTCGGAGCAGCCCACAGGGGGGACGCCTGGCACCTGACCACCTCGGCCATCTACGGGCTGACCCTGATCGGTTCCTTTCTCGCCTCGACCCTCTACCACGCCTTTTCCCGGACGAACATCAAACGGATTCTGCGCACCATCGACCACGCCGCCATTTTTTTGCTGATCGCCGGCACCTACACACCGTTCACCCTGGTCACCCTGCGCGGCCCCTGGGGCTGGGCCCTGTTCGGCGTGATCTGGGGATGCGCCATCGCCGGCATCATCTGCGAAGCAGCCGCCAGCCGCAGCCGCGAATTTCTTCGTGTCGGCAGTTATGTCGTCATGGGATGGGCGGTGGTCATCGCCGTACGCCCGCTGCTCCAGCAGCTCGACCCGGCCGGATTCCGCCTGCTGGTCGCCGGCGGGCTGGCCTACACCGGCGGCATCGTCTTCTACGCCTGGCGCAGAATCCCCTACGGCCACGCCATCTGGCACCTGTTCGTCCTCGTCGGCAGCGCCCTGCATTTCTTCGCCATCTTCTGGTACGTGATCCCCCACCAGGCCTGA
- a CDS encoding NADPH:quinone reductase — MRAILVKQFGEPEVMQTGEVASRPPGRGELLVRIAAAGVNPVDTYIRAGTYPVLPKLPYIPGFDAAGCIEQVGEGVDGFRAGQRVWLSGALTGTYAEYALCRPDQVHPLPDHIGFEQGAAIGIPAGAAWRALFIRGGARPAEKVLVHGASGAVGQTAVQLAAAAGLRVFGTAGTEAGRELVRAAGAEAVFDHGAADYADRLAETTGDVDLIIEMLANVNLKRDLMLLAPRGRVVIVGSRGRIELDPRLTMGKETEIRGMSLFAASDEERRQTNAALAAALDSRVLQPRISRQFPLDEAAAAHHAVLETHTLGKIVLKP; from the coding sequence ATGCGCGCCATCCTGGTCAAACAGTTCGGAGAACCGGAGGTCATGCAGACGGGTGAGGTGGCCTCCCGACCACCCGGCCGCGGGGAGCTCCTGGTCAGAATCGCCGCCGCCGGAGTCAACCCGGTCGACACCTACATCCGGGCCGGCACCTACCCGGTCCTGCCCAAACTCCCCTACATCCCGGGCTTCGACGCGGCCGGCTGCATCGAACAGGTCGGCGAAGGGGTCGACGGCTTCCGTGCCGGCCAGCGGGTCTGGCTCAGTGGCGCCCTGACCGGCACCTACGCCGAGTACGCCCTCTGCCGTCCCGACCAGGTTCATCCGCTGCCCGATCACATCGGATTCGAGCAGGGGGCGGCCATCGGTATTCCCGCCGGCGCCGCATGGCGCGCCCTCTTCATCCGCGGCGGCGCCCGCCCGGCGGAAAAGGTACTGGTGCACGGCGCCAGCGGCGCCGTCGGCCAGACGGCCGTACAGCTGGCCGCGGCCGCCGGTCTGCGGGTCTTCGGCACCGCCGGCACCGAGGCCGGCCGCGAACTGGTGCGCGCGGCCGGCGCTGAAGCGGTCTTCGACCATGGCGCCGCCGATTACGCCGACCGGCTGGCGGAAACGACCGGCGACGTCGACCTGATCATCGAAATGCTCGCCAATGTCAACCTCAAGCGGGACCTGATGCTGCTGGCGCCGCGCGGCCGGGTGGTCATCGTCGGCAGCCGCGGCCGCATCGAACTCGATCCGCGCCTGACCATGGGCAAGGAGACTGAAATCCGCGGCATGTCCCTGTTCGCCGCCAGCGACGAGGAGCGCCGCCAGACCAACGCCGCCCTCGCCGCCGCGCTCGACAGCAGGGTTCTGCAGCCGCGGATCAGTCGCCAATTCCCCCTGGATGAAGCCGCGGCGGCGCACCACGCGGTGCTCGAAACCCATACCCTCGGCAAGATCGTGCTCAAGCCATGA
- a CDS encoding NUDIX hydrolase has product MKDFHPVGGGIAARPTDIAFPSLTRIRQVLADHRPVTAPVSGRKRAAVAMLLHQRPTGPEMLFIERASDPRDPWSGNLAFPGGRIDPQDADARAAAERETREEIGFDLSAAEYLGRLDDIRGAYLPVQIACFVYLLPQLQPPTLNEEVETLFWFPCRELLNPERHGEFSLLWGDRPRSVRGIDLLGPGRPILWGITYRLVVQFLVLIGCLGTECLQVIDD; this is encoded by the coding sequence ATGAAAGATTTCCATCCTGTCGGCGGCGGCATCGCCGCGAGGCCGACCGACATCGCCTTCCCTTCTCTGACCCGGATTCGCCAGGTTCTGGCCGACCACCGTCCGGTCACCGCCCCGGTGTCCGGACGCAAACGAGCGGCCGTGGCCATGCTGCTGCACCAGCGGCCGACCGGGCCGGAAATGCTTTTCATCGAACGGGCCAGCGATCCGCGCGATCCCTGGTCGGGCAACCTGGCCTTTCCCGGCGGCCGCATCGACCCGCAGGACGCCGACGCCCGGGCGGCGGCCGAACGCGAGACGCGGGAGGAGATCGGTTTCGACCTCTCCGCCGCCGAATACCTCGGCCGGCTGGACGACATCCGCGGGGCCTACCTGCCGGTCCAGATCGCCTGCTTCGTCTACCTGCTGCCGCAGCTGCAGCCGCCGACCCTGAACGAGGAGGTCGAGACTCTCTTCTGGTTCCCCTGCCGCGAACTGCTCAACCCCGAACGTCACGGCGAATTCAGCCTGCTGTGGGGCGACAGGCCGCGCTCGGTGCGGGGCATCGACCTGCTGGGCCCCGGCCGGCCGATCCTCTGGGGCATCACCTACCGCCTGGTCGTCCAGTTTCTGGTCCTGATCGGTTGCCTGGGCACAGAATGTCTGCAGGTGATCGACGATTGA
- a CDS encoding DUF2279 domain-containing protein, which produces MRRALLVLVGCLVLTGPGLPGRCELYAAEQAVSAAPVPASSPSPDVDPAVRRNRALLANAAVAGGILTWGLLNWDYFSRAPKTKSEGWFGHDTAEGGADKAGHLWASYTLSHAFAAYYRHIGYPADEATFYGPLSAFGMTGLMEIGDSFSVDHGFSYEDMAANLAGAAAGWLLLKYPQWQKKVDLRLEYRPELSDLEGDFATDYQHSRYLLALKAEGFERVRHPWLQALELRLGYYARNYDSWTPGQPDRRRRYLYLGIGLNVGRLLRPFWKTRLFDYLQVPYTDIQLRRGVEQ; this is translated from the coding sequence GTGAGACGGGCGCTTCTGGTTCTGGTCGGCTGTCTTGTCCTGACGGGGCCGGGCCTGCCCGGTCGTTGCGAGCTCTACGCCGCCGAACAGGCCGTCAGCGCGGCGCCGGTTCCGGCCTCGTCCCCATCCCCGGATGTCGATCCGGCCGTCCGCCGCAACCGGGCCCTGCTGGCCAATGCCGCCGTCGCCGGCGGCATTCTGACCTGGGGACTGCTGAACTGGGACTATTTCTCCCGCGCCCCCAAGACCAAGAGCGAGGGCTGGTTCGGGCACGACACCGCCGAGGGCGGCGCCGACAAGGCCGGCCACCTCTGGGCCAGCTACACCCTCAGCCATGCTTTCGCCGCCTACTACCGGCACATCGGCTATCCGGCCGACGAGGCGACCTTCTACGGACCGCTGTCGGCTTTCGGTATGACCGGGCTGATGGAAATCGGCGATTCCTTCAGCGTCGACCACGGTTTTTCCTACGAGGACATGGCGGCCAACCTGGCGGGAGCGGCGGCCGGCTGGCTGCTGCTGAAGTATCCGCAGTGGCAGAAGAAGGTCGATCTGCGCTTGGAATACCGGCCCGAGCTCTCCGACCTGGAGGGGGATTTCGCCACCGATTACCAGCATTCGCGCTATCTGCTGGCGCTCAAGGCCGAAGGCTTTGAGCGGGTCCGTCATCCGTGGCTGCAGGCCCTCGAATTGCGTCTCGGCTACTATGCCCGCAACTACGACAGCTGGACCCCCGGGCAGCCCGACCGGCGCCGCCGCTATCTCTACCTCGGCATCGGGCTCAATGTCGGCCGTCTGCTGCGTCCGTTCTGGAAGACCCGGCTGTTCGACTACCTGCAGGTTCCCTACACCGATATCCAGCTCCGGCGGGGAGTCGAACAGTGA
- a CDS encoding class I SAM-dependent methyltransferase, producing the protein MPSPGFLAQVTDWAHSLLDEIILPGDTLLDLTAGNGHDTLFLARRMGETGTLLAFDVQPAALAASERQLRAADFSPRRIDAPQRIARPGIYLIADSHHCLDRYLAAEVRAAIANLGYLPGSDKRVMTRPETTEAALRLTLDALAPGGRLAVVAYCGHPGGEEETAAVQALFAALPAAEFDVLQLTAANHRCAPLLLVAERRPVEIA; encoded by the coding sequence ATGCCGTCGCCCGGATTTCTCGCCCAGGTGACCGACTGGGCGCACAGCCTGCTCGACGAGATCATCCTGCCCGGAGACACCCTGCTCGACCTGACCGCCGGCAACGGCCATGACACCCTCTTTCTGGCGCGCCGGATGGGCGAAACGGGGACGCTGCTGGCATTCGACGTCCAGCCGGCCGCCCTGGCCGCCAGCGAACGGCAGCTGCGGGCGGCTGATTTTTCGCCGCGACGAATCGACGCGCCGCAGCGCATCGCACGGCCCGGCATCTACCTGATCGCCGACAGCCATCACTGTCTCGACCGCTACCTGGCTGCCGAGGTGCGGGCGGCGATCGCCAACCTCGGCTACCTGCCGGGCAGCGACAAGCGGGTGATGACCCGGCCGGAGACGACGGAAGCCGCTCTGCGCCTGACGCTGGACGCCCTGGCGCCGGGTGGCCGGCTGGCGGTGGTGGCCTATTGCGGCCATCCCGGCGGCGAGGAGGAGACGGCCGCGGTGCAGGCCCTGTTCGCCGCCTTGCCGGCGGCCGAGTTCGACGTGCTGCAGCTGACGGCCGCCAACCATCGCTGCGCCCCCTTGCTGCTGGTCGCCGAGCGGCGTCCGGTCGAAATCGCCTGA
- a CDS encoding tellurite resistance TerB family protein yields the protein MISRLVHLLTGQDETSKERRHDRVQLAVAVLLLEMAHADRTFAPLEKKLVNGLLRERFGLDAGQADELIAAAEKKRDESFDLHQFTRLINEHFTLEEKLEVMEGLWRLVYADGELDRYEDALARQLAGLLRLSHRQAISMKLRVLDEVDPERRRR from the coding sequence ATGATCAGCCGACTTGTGCATCTGCTGACCGGGCAGGACGAAACCTCGAAGGAGCGGCGCCACGATCGTGTGCAGCTGGCGGTGGCGGTGCTGCTGCTGGAGATGGCGCACGCCGACCGCACATTCGCTCCGCTGGAGAAAAAACTGGTCAACGGCCTGCTGCGCGAGCGTTTCGGTCTCGATGCCGGCCAGGCCGACGAGCTGATCGCCGCCGCCGAGAAGAAGCGCGACGAGAGTTTCGATCTGCACCAGTTCACCCGCCTGATCAACGAGCACTTCACCCTCGAGGAGAAGCTCGAGGTGATGGAGGGGCTCTGGCGGCTGGTCTATGCCGACGGCGAACTCGATCGCTACGAGGACGCCCTGGCGCGCCAGCTTGCCGGCCTGCTGCGTCTTTCCCACCGCCAGGCCATCTCGATGAAGCTGCGGGTGCTCGACGAAGTCGACCCGGAGCGCCGCCGGCGCTGA
- a CDS encoding DUF190 domain-containing protein: MTRLEGEQTLMRIFFGESDRWERKPLYEALLDLFRARGIAGATVLKGAAGYGGRSVLHTDRLLRFSSDLPVVVEVVDAQEKIEALLPELDRMIGSGMITLEKARVIRYFA; this comes from the coding sequence ATGACACGTCTGGAAGGCGAGCAGACCCTGATGCGGATCTTTTTCGGGGAATCGGATCGCTGGGAAAGGAAGCCCCTGTACGAAGCCCTGCTCGATCTCTTTCGCGCCAGGGGAATCGCCGGGGCCACCGTGCTCAAGGGGGCGGCCGGCTACGGCGGCCGCAGCGTCCTGCACACCGACAGGCTGCTGCGCTTTTCCTCCGACCTGCCGGTGGTGGTGGAGGTGGTCGACGCCCAGGAGAAGATCGAGGCTTTGCTGCCCGAACTCGACCGCATGATCGGCAGTGGCATGATCACCCTGGAGAAGGCCCGGGTGATCCGCTATTTCGCCTGA